Genomic segment of Tamandua tetradactyla isolate mTamTet1 chromosome 1, mTamTet1.pri, whole genome shotgun sequence:
GAGAACTATGCtattattcaaattgtttttCTGCCATAAggtaaacatttttttactttgtctttagttttcagaagtttggCTGAGATGTGCCTTGCTAtggatttctttgaatttatcctgttaAGGTTTGTTTAGCTTCTTGAATCTGAAATTTGTCTTTTGCAAAATTTGGgtagttttcagctattatttcttcaactacTTTTTTCAGTCctcattctttctgctcctcttccaGTAGTTCAATGACATGAATGTTAGATCTTTTGTTATAGTCCCACAGGCCCCTgaggctctatttttttttagtctattttatttctattcttcagattgggtaatttctattttctatcttcagttcactgactcttttctttgtccccttcattctgtttttcAGCCCATCcactgaattttaatttaaataattacatttttttgttctatataattttcatttctatttttgtttcaagcatatttgtaattgtttgctgaagcatttttataatgattgctttaaaatctttgtcacaTCATTCAACTTCTGTCATCTCAGTTTTGGAGTATTGTCACCTATTGATTGTCTCTTTTCATTCAGTTTGAGTTTCTTCTGGTTCTTGTTAAGATGAGTGATTTCTTTATTGAAATCTAGACATTTTGAGTATTATGCTATAAGTCTCTTGCTGTTATTTAAATCTTCCATTTTAGCTGGCTTCCTTGCCAACACTCCAGCAGGGAATGGGGGCATGTGCTGCCTTGTTACTGCTAGATGAGGATATAAGTCCAGTATCCCCACTCAGCTTCCATTAACTTCTCATTACTTATGGATGGGAATGGAGCTCTGGCTCCCCCCACTAGACCGCCATTAATACCCTCATAGTTGGGAGAAGTACAGGTGCCATGTTATTGCTCCCTACATGACATCATGGTAATTTTGGCTTAATCATGAGTGATAGTGAAAGTCTGTATCTCCACTAGGTCTTCTCTGATGCCACCTAGAGGGAAGTGAAGAGGGGTACCTCAAAGAGAGTGGAAGTTCAGGCTCTCCATGTGTCTCCACTGACACCATGGAAGAGTATCTTGTTCCTACCTGGTTGGATGGAAGTTCAGCTCCCTACTCAGCTTACTTTGACATCACCCTGGCAAGGAGAACCTCATTACAGCCTGGGGAATATGGTATTATAGGCTCCCCATTAAACATTTGCTGGAATGGTGGCAACAATGTACTTGCGGCAATGTTCTTTTTCTACATTGTTTAAATACAGTGGAATGATTattgtttaaacattttctgtCTTACTCAGCTGTCCCTTTCCTGGTTCTGTGCTTCAGTGAGAAGGCTCTTGTTGGGGCTATTTTTGTCTGTACTCATTCGCATTTCCTGGGTGCTGGTGTCTTCAGCTCCACATTTGgaatatatgaggcaaaaaaaAGGTCTTGAAAACTGACAGCTATGCCATTCCTTGGATTCTgggtttccttattgatctgtcCCTTCTCTGCACCTTTCAGAGTCTATACACAGATGGATAGATGTGTGTGTAGGTAATGTATACATAGATATAGATGTCGATATACAAAATGTTCAGGAATAGGGGAGAGTATATATATTCCAATTTCTCAGGAGCTGAACCAGAATACACTTTTTAAAGtatcattttcttctctgtgtaTCTTTACTCCTTATCTACCTGGTCAGCCATACcatcattctttccattttttaataagcTGGCTGCTTATTAAAGTTATCTTTAAAGACCAGTACACTTAGAGCAATTTGCACCCccacatttcctttttctctctctgacatttttaatttgatcttctTAGTGTCTGTAGACCAAATTATTAGAAGAAACTTCATTTAACTCACTTTTCTTTACAAGTCACTAATCTTCCAGGTCCTATTGCAGTGAGATTGTAAAGGAGGTAAAATTTCTATCAATTTTTGTATATCTTTGCCAATTTcatattaatataaatgtaaaGTTGTTCACTTTCTATTCACACAGGAGTTATATAATATAAGAATAATAACTTAAAGCACGAACTATGGCTCTGGCATCTCATGTGTGGTGAAAAAGGCCTAATCCTGATTTTCTATCAGCCATTGGGAGGTAATGTCCTTATGCATTATTTCATGGTACTGGGCCTATATAATCTATCTTCTTTATTTTCCCAGGCTTATCCCCTCTGATAATTCAGTTTCTCCCACAATGAATGAAGGATTGATTCATTGGAATAGCACACATTTGTGAACCACATTTGTGGGTCATACTTAAAGATGTCTATTATCATTTGGATGTTGTTTTCTCTAACCATTAGCCGTATTTCTCCAGATTGCCATTAACTTCCAGTCTTACAGGCCAAATTTTAGTACCATTTGTTATTGCCAAAAcatcaatataaatatatatctgatGTCAATTATTATGTGAAAAATTACGTTGATGCAATAGTAACCTCCAAGTATACTGTTCAGCAAGCTATCCCAGATGTCATGGAACAGAATGGCTCACAGACCAAGCTAAGATGCTTGAAGCACATGCCTtatttaataaattgaaatacatagcaaaaaacaagaaagggaaaagacTGGGTTAACATGCTTCAGATGAGTTTAAGAAAGATAGAAAGTCCTCATTATCTAAGTTATGCAATATTCACAtatcttttctctccctctgtgctCTATCAGAGTTCTCCACtgattgtgtgattatgaaaaccagAGCTTAGGCCTGTCTCAGGAGACTCAGCAGACAGAAGATGCCTTAGGTAATGACATACACTTGCTCTAATCAGAGAGCTGAAGGGGCAAGTAGGCTTGTCCACAGCTGTTGCTCATCAATTATCCTGATAAACAACTCTGGATCTTATTTATGTTTCTTGAGTGTGAGATCAGAATGGATGTCACCAATGGGTGAGCCAACTAACACCTCAAAATATCAAGTGCCAATTTGGTCCTTCTATCCCTTCTTATGTTAAATGCCGATAGGCTTTACTTACCTTGTCTATAGCAAGCATAGCATGTTTCATAAACTATACTTGCGTCCatactttgttttatatattctcCTTAGTTCATACATCATTCTCTACTTAATctcatttctcttattttcaatAGCAGAATTGAATATTCTTTAATAATAGAGCAAACACAAATTATAGAAAACAACAATTAATAAGAATGAATGAAGCATCTCTGTATATATACTACCTGGAAGAGTCTCCAAGATATACTTAATGACTAAATAAAGCAAAGTGAAGAAGAGAAGTGTGTGTATTATGCTATCATTCTcatgaaaaaaaatgcttatgtATTTGTATACATGCAAATATGTAGTATTTATACTATTTGGTATTATTTCTGTAGAATAATACAGAAGAAATTGGTAATGGCAATTTTCTCTGAGGAAGGTAACTAATGTGGCATATAAATCCTTTTGAAGTTTGAAAAATTTTAACAGATACCTATTGGCTatggggaaaatttttttttatttatctataaagATACAAAATCgtttttccttttctatgtaCAGGTATCAAAATGACAGAGCAACTGCACCTGCCAGAAAGTACAGATGACTGGACAAAAGAAGATGTAAATCATTGGTTAGAAAGGCATATGATTGACCAAAAACATAGGGAAATCTTGACTGCACAAGATGTGAATGGAGCAATCTTGAAGTTATTAACCAAAAGAGACCTTATTGATATGGGCATAACACATGGACCAGCTATCCAAATAGTAAAACTATTCAAAGAATTTCAGGAAATGCTCTCCAAAAATTCTATTCAAACATCTAAAAGGGAAACAGGCAGTAAAAATGTTCCTAAAAAACACACTTTGATCcaagatgaaaatggaaaaatttcaaagcaaaaacaaaatgataaaaagaaatcagatatTGCTATTGCCTCTACAGTGAGTAGAGTTGAAGACATTTCGATGTCACTAAAAAATAAGTTCATGGAAGATGAGATAGACGGTACAAAGGAAAATCAGTCATCCATAGAACCAACATGTGCATCATATCCTTTTGATAATTTCAGTGAGTCATATTgttataaattacattttattctaCAACCTGAAACAGGGCCACTCAATCTCATTGATCCAATACATGAATTCAAAGCCTTTACAAATACAGAAACAGCTACAGAAAAGGATACTGAGATGAAATTTAGCAACGAGGTCTTCCGATTTGCTTCAGCTTGTATGAATTCACGGACCAATGGCACCATTCATTTTGGAGTCATGGACACACCCCATGGAAAAATTGTAGGTGTAAAACCCAATAAAGCAGCACTCATTTCCCACTTCAATCTGATGATTGAACAGTATTTTGAAGAACATCAGGTACAACAAGCAGAGAAGTGCATTCGAGAACCAAGGTTTGTGGAAGTTTTATTGCCAAATAGCACTCCATCTGACAGATTTGTTATCGAAGTAGATGTCATTCCACAATATTCCGTATGTGAAGACGATTATTTCcgaattaaaatgcaaaattttaacaACGAAACATGGGAACAAAGTTCAAACTTCTCAGTCTTTGTGCGAGATGGGCCCCATTctaaaaatatcataaataatAAAGCAAGTTTCAAAGCATTTAAATTAAATCTGAAAGCACTGTCAGAATCTagaaaagaggcagaagaaaaatgcagagtaaaaacaaataaaaaggagaatgaaggaCCAAAGCTGGTTAAACTTTTGACAGGAAATCAAGATTTGTTAGATAATTCATACTACACCTGGTACATTCTTGTAACAAATAAATGCCATCCGAACCAAGTCAAACACTTAGATTTCCTAAAGGAAATTAAATGGTTTGCTGTGTTGGAGTTTGATCCTGAATCTGAGAGCAAGGGGACAGTCAAAGCTTTCAAAGAAAGCCGAGTAGCAAACCTTCACTTTCCAAGTCTATTCGAAGAAGGGAAAACTACAAGTGAGAAAAGTGAGAAGATTTCTAGTTTGAATCTTTACCAGCAACCTAGCTGGGTCTTCTGCAATGGTAGGTTAGACCTGGACAGTGAGAAATATAAACCCTTAGATCCAAGTTCCTGGCAAAGAGAAAGAGCTTCTGAAGTCAGGAAACTGATTTCATTTCTTACCCATGAAGACATATtggaaagagggaaatttttggTAGTATTTCTGTTACTCTCACCGGTGGATGACCCAAGAGACCCCCTCATTGAGACTTTCTGTGCTTTCTACCAAGATCTCAAAGGAATGGAAAATATACTTTGTATTTGTGTACATTCTCAGATATGTCAGAGATGGAAGGATCTACTTGAGGCAAGGTTAACAAAACAGCAAGATGAATTAACAAATCAATGTATTTCTGCTTTAAGTCTTGAAGAGATAAATGGCACTATTCTTAAACTAAAATCTGTGACTCAGTCCTTAAAAAGATTTTTGCCATCTATTGGTTCTTCTATTGTTCTTctgaaaaaggaagaagatatCATGACTTCCCTGGAAATTCTCTGTGAAAATGAATGTGAGGGTACCCTCAtagagaaggacagaaagaaattACTTGAATTCAAGGCATCAAAAGAGGAAGATTTTTATCGAGGTGGTAAGGTATCATGGTGGAACTTCTACTTTTCTTCTGAAAACTATTCTTCACCTTTTATCAAAAGGGATAAATATGAACGACTTGAAGCAATGATTCAAAACTGGGCAGATTCTTCTAAACCAACCTGTGCCAAGATTATTCATCTATATCACCATCCAGGCTGTGGGGGAACTACCTTGGCTATGCACATTCTCTGGGAATTAAGGAAGAAATTCAGATGTGCTGTTCTTAAAAACAAGACAATGGATTTTGCTGAAATTGGAGAACAGGTGACCAACTTAATCGTCTATGGAGCAAACAGCCATCAGGAATACTTACCTGTACTGCTCCTTGTGGATGATTTTGAAGAACAAGACAACGTTTATCTTCTTCAGGCTTCTATTCAAACTGCAGTAGCTAAAAAGTATATTCGATATGAGAAACCTCTAGTGATCATCCTAAATTGCATGAGATCACAGAATCCTGAAAAAAGTGCAAAGATCCCAGACAGTGTTGCCCTAATACACAAACTGTCTctcaaagaacagagagctttTGAGCATAAgttgaaagaaattgaagaacagcataaaaattttaaagatttttattccttcatgatCATGAAAACTAATTTTGATAAAAAGTACATAGAAAATGTGGTCAGGAATATCCTGAAAGGGCAGAATATTTCCACTAAGGAAgcaaagcttttttcttttctagcccTTCTTAATTCATATGTGCCCAATTCTACTATTTCATTATCACAGTGTGAGAAATTCTTGGGAATTGCAAACAAAAGGGCTTTCTGGGGAGCAGAAAGCCTTGAAGATAGAATGGGCACCTACTCTACAATTCTGATTAAAACAGAGGTAGAGGAATGTGGGAAATACAGTGGGGTACGTATTATTCACCCTTTGATTGCAGTTTGCTCATTGGAAGAATTGAACATAAGCTACCATTTGAATAAAAGTCAAATAATGCTGGACATGCTAACAGAAAATGTGTTTTATGATACTGGTATAGGTAAAAGCAAATTTGTCCAAGATGTGCAAACACTGCTGCTTACAAGACAGCGCAATGAACACGAAAGTGAGACAGGAAATTGGTTTTCCCCATTCATTGAAGCATTACATGAAGAAGAAGGGAGTATACCAGTTAAACATGTGTTGCAGGAAGGCATTCGTAGGTTCAACTCAAATGCATTCATTTGCCAAGCTTTGGCAAGACACTTCTACATTAAGGAGAGGGACTTTAATAATGCTCTGAACTGGGCAGAGCAAGCAAAAAAGATAGAACGTGATAATTCTTATATCTCAGATACACTGGGTCAAGTctacaaaagtaaaataagatgGTGGTTAGAGGATAATGGAAAGAATGGGAATATATCAGTTGACGATCTAACTGATCTTTTGGATTTGGCAGTACATGCCTCAAATGCATTCAAAGAATCTCAACAGCAAAGTGAAAATAGAGAGTTTGAAGTATGGGGAAAGCTATGTCAGAAGTCAAAAAGGAGGTATGATACATACAATATAGCTGGTTATCAAGGGGAGATAGAAGTTGGCCTCTACACAATCCAGATTCTCCaacttattcctttttttgaCAACAAAAATGAACTGTCTAAAAGAGATATGGTCAATTTTCTATCAGGAAGTAGTGCTATTCCTGGGGATCCAAACAATGAATTTAAATTAGCACTCAACAATTTTATTCCTTACCTAACTAATTTGCAACTTTctttgaaaaagtcctttgatttttttgatgattattttgttcttttaaaaccCAGGAACAACATTAGGCAGAATGAAGAGGCAAAAACTCGGAAAAAGGTGGCtggatattttaagaaatatgcaGATATATTCGGTCCCTTAGAGGAATCACGAAACAGAGATCACGGATCAAAGCTCATTTTGCCACTTCAAGTAGAAAGGTATCGGAGAAGCCTAGAAGCTTTAAAAGCAGACAAGTTTTCTGGGCTCTTGGAATATCTTATCAAAAGTCCAGAAGATGCTATAACTACCATGGAAGATATAGTGAGCAAATACACTTTTCTCCTTGAAAAATGTGCTGTCAGAATCCagccaaaggaaaaacaaaatttcattCTGGCCAACATCATTCTCTACTGTATTAAATCTACCTCCAAATTATTGAAGCcaattaaaaaactgaaagatCAACTTCGGGAAGTCCTGCATCCTATAGGATTGACTTACCGCTTTTCCGAACCTTACTTCCTAGCTTCGCTTTTATTCTGGCCAGAAAGCCAACAACTAGATCAAGATtccaaacaaatggaaaaatatgctcAATCATTGGAAAATTCTTTCAGGGGGCAATATAAACATATGTATCGCACCAAGCAACCAATTGCATATTTCTTTCTTGGAAAAGGTAACAATATTAACAGGCTTGTTCACAAAGGAAAAATTGATCAATGCTTTAAAAAGACGGCTGATATTAATTCCCTCTGGCAGAGTGGAGATGTATGGAAGGAGAGAAAAGTCCAAGAGCTTTTACTTCGTTTAAAGGGCCGAGCTGAAAATAATCGCCTATACATAGAATATGGATGCAATGAGAAAATCATAATACCCATCACACCTGCTTTCTTTGGTCAACTTAGAAGTGGCAGAAGTATAGAAAAAGTGTCATTTTACCTGGGATTTTCTATTGGAGGTCTACTCGCCTATGACATTGAGATTGTGTAAAAGCCTGATGTTTTCCCTCCAGAAATGTGGTCTCAATACCatcttgaatctttttttttttaatttgtaaatttctaGAGATAGTCCCTATCCGTACAATAGTGTAAGTCCTGTACATACAATAGTTTAAACTTGTTATGAGCCCTACAAAGACCATACTAATGGATGAAAGAATGAGATGTGTGGAAAGCAATGCTTTTCCTTAGTATGGGTaaactaaaaaaatttattagacaATCAGCAAAATTTGAACTCAGACTGGATATTTGAGGGTATTAGGGTATTATTACTGATTCTTTAGGTGAGATAATGGTACTATGATTATGTTTTTAAAGAGTTCTTGTCTTTCAGAGATACATACTAAAGTATTtgagattaaataatatgatctaAGGTTTGCTGCAAGGTAATTCAGTGTCTGGGGTAGGGGGTGGAAAAAAGAGAGTAGAGAGACACTGCAACTGCAACCAGACTGGAACATGGGTTAATAATTGTTGAGGCTGGATGATGACCACATGGAGTTTGCAGTACTATTCTCTGACTGTGCGTTTGAACATTTTCTGTAATAAAACGTTTACCCAACAAAAGCAAACCgaaaaaagcaaattatttttgctttcacGTTCTCATTAGAATTTTTTCTCTGGTGGAAGTTTTCACTTGCTCTTGCCTAAAACTTCAGCTccatatctcatcatctcacttttgttttaaaaaaggaggaaacaaagaaaaatcctcTAGCCAATCACAGTCTcgatttaaaaattagaatttccAGTCACACTGTTCTCTGGAGCCACTTTCCACTCAGCTCAGGTTTTCCAGCAGTTCCCTCTGCCCACAGCTGTCTCTGTTCGAGTCCTCTTGTCCTCCCAGGTGATTGCATGAACTAAATTAAACCAGGTTAGGGACGTGCTCTCTCCTCCATGACCTATCTTGGGACCATGGCAAACACATGGATGTTTGCTCTACCATTGGTAGGGAATGCAGCTAATTTCCAGTCTGGGGAGCAACATGCCCCTAAAATAGGGGGGGCACAGGTTAAGTTCTCTGAGAAAGTAGACCCTTGAACCCCTTCTCTCTAGTCTCAAAAGTTTTGATGGGAGTTGGTGAGAAATTTCTTCAAAAGCACCTCTTCACAAATCCTCTCTTCTACAATGCCAGCAGTGGGCAAAATGTAGACTGTGGGCCAAATCTAACCTACAGCCTGTCAttataaagctttattggaactCTGCCACACTTATTTGTTGAAACAACATCTATCAATGCTTTTTTGCTACAAAATGATTGTTGAGTTCAGCTACTCAACAATATGGCCggcaaagccaaaaatatttactctggtcctttacagaagaAGTTTATTGATCCTTGCTCTATGCCATCAACCTTTGTACTTCTTTATTGTAGGTCAATTGTCTAATTGATTCTTGGACACCTACTTTGAAAACCTCCTGTAGGTATAATACCTCATTATCTGATTTTTATCATTAGGCCAAAGTGAAAATGCAGCATCATTTTACACATAAACTCTCTTTTCCCATTGTAATAATCCAGGCCTACTATCCCAAAGACTAGTAGAGTAGCAAACCTGTGATTTTTATCCTTTGCAAATAAAAAAGTCTCTGATATGCTGGTCATTTGACAAACACATTGATCTAGCATGATTCTCCTTACCTTTTTAGCTTTACATTTTCATTAGGTCCATGGaatttgaactaaaaaaaaacagaaattgagaggtaaaatttaaatattaatgtgGAAATGGCAGAATAATTTACTCTTCAGTAGGCCAGCAGTTCCCAACTGAGTCAGAACAGAAAATCCCAAGAAGTCTTTCCAAATAACATATATTATCCCCCAATTCAGATGTACCCAAGGGTGTAAGGGCATTAGAATGTTTTTTAACTGTTCCCTTGAGAACCACTGACCAGGTATAATACAAGAGAGTTTCCCAACTAGGGATTCAAAAGAAATGTTTATCAATGCTCCCAAAACAAACGATGGTCTAAACAAATGAACTTTGGAAACTACAGCATATTCACTTATGGTGGTGTTTGGCTGTTCACTGTGTAGATAAGCAAAGAAcaacaactgcaaaaaaaaaaaaaaacctcccagaAAGTGACACTAAAGGGAaaactatttattaaaaagactaacTTACTTCTCGAAAAGCAATTCTTTCATTCCCCTACTTATTTTTAtgcctcttcctcctccaaaGTTCTCCTTGATGCACAAGTTGGAAAGTGCTAGAAAAGAGTTCACATGTACTTAAATATTTGAAGTTCTTCACTCTCCCTATTGTCAAAGAAGTCCAGCTCCAATTAAAATAAGTGGACTATTATTATCTgttcttctctgtatttttaaaacataaatgtgtGTGCACCATAATCATAATACCGTAGCCAAGTTTCAAATTCTGTGGTGGTCCTTGTAGCCTTGGAGTGCTATATCACTGTTGAAAACATTCCTAGTGCATTCTCTTTTATTAGTGAAAGGAGAAAATTGTTCTGATTGAAATCCAGAAGTGTGCCCTTTAGTAAAATGCTATCATCATGCTTCCTAATTGCAGTAAATACAGATTTAAATCCATACTTTACCAATTCTCTTAAAATGATGTTCTACAAATGAAACTCCTGGCTGGAATCAGATGGCACACCCGAAATTGGTAATTTGAAGaggatttaataaaataatgatttaccAAAGTTTAGGTAGGCTAAAGGGAAACCTCAAGGGATACTGCAGTGACCTGGACTTGCTAGTTCTGTCAGGGAGCCTCTAATATTCCTACGCttgaagagggaaaggaagggagcTCTTAATAGAACATTGACAGAAAAAGTGGGAGGGCAGCCTAGATGAAGGAGACTGCCTGAAAGGAGCTGTGACCTTCAGTAGAGGGATGTGGCCAGCCTGAGGTACTCCACATGGAGAGAACCCAGGAGATTGAAAATCCCTACCTCACCCTCTTTACTTCTTCTAATCTCCTGCCTATGTTCCCAATGATCCAAACccagccagaagccagagggcaaaagaatccactaaTGTAGTTCATACAAATCAGCAGCGtacaagagaaaagagagagactcTAGAGGGGCAAACAGAAGATATCCAGCACCATAGCCATGAGAACCTTAATTCCTAAAACACTTCCAACACTAATCGAAGTTTGGAATTTAAATGTCATAGACacatggcctttaaaaaggaaaaaaataacatcttaacCTAGTCCTAGTCTTCACCCATTTACTGAATccacttcttgctttccaataaGACAATTGAAGGGCTCTCAAAATAGAATTACTTAATAGATACGTGTTTGGGATCTGATTTAATTGTCTATTTTTAGCTCTAATCTCCAATACTGACCTGTTTCCAATGTATGGAAGTTTTTGGATATGTTTCAGAAAGCTTTAAGCTTCACAGGAAGAGTTTTACTTTTCAACCATCCTTTGCACGAAGCAGCAGGTTtgcaaatatatgaataaaatatgttAACCCACAGAGGTGGGGCAGTGAAGAGAGATCCTAACTCTTATATCTCAATAGCCTCTTGTTTCATTTATGCTttcatattttatagtttttagtttAAGTGTTTAGGTTATGTTGTTCATTCCCTTAGGGATACTATAATAGGTCTCTGAGATTAACACTATGCCTCCCCTTTTaaccagagaaaaagaaaaacctctgtTAGTCTAGGTCCTCCAAGCAGCAGATGCcaagcaaatattttattaggGGGAAAACCTATGAGAGGAAATGGAAACGAGAGAGGAAGTggtatggctgagagattcatcAAACTATGATGCAAGTCTGACCCCAcatgaagggaagaagaaagtaaGGATAGGCAGAAACATCCTTAACTACTGTCCAATCTAAGTAAAGTACAGATTATCCATCAGAAAGTTCTTGAACCAAAAGTTAGCCACCAGAAGAATCCACATCTCTCAGAAATGGGCTTCCTTTAATATTCCTGTTGTGATTAGTGACTGGCTGGGAGAAGCCCATGAGAAGTATGGCCTTGGTGCAAATGTGGGGATGGATTCCAAAACCCAGAAGTTAAGACCCTTAGTCAATTCAGCTGGAGTGAGAGAGCTGAGAAATGTGTTCCCATGGCCATGCTAAGCatcaaaaaaatgaacaaaattaagaCAATTCAAGTTTAAGATAAGGATcaattattgtgctggtttgaaaggattatattcccaggaaaagccatattttaatactgatccaatcttgtgggagcaatgttttttttaatcctaatccagcaatttaggttggaaagttgattagattatccccacagagatgtgactcgccaATTGTGGTATTAacgttggtttagagagagattTGACTCCATCTATTctaagtgggtcttaattagtgtaccagaatcctttaaaagaagaagcattttggagagagtcctttttgagagaatgatgagagacatgaaaataatgagagcccacacagccagaaacctttggagatgaagaaggaaaatgcttctgggggtgcttcatgaaacaagaagcctggagagaaagctagctgacgtcaccatgtttaccatatgcttttccagttgagagagaaaccctgaacttcatcggcctttcttgagtgaaagtaacctgtTGCTggtgacttgatttggacatttttatagacttgctttaattgggacattttcttggccttagaactgtaaactaggaacttattaaattccccttttttaaaagccattccgtttctggtatattgcattccagaagctagcaaatgagaatAATCACATTCACTAAAGTAAGAAAATTTTATCTCTGAAGATCTATGCCAATAGATGTATTGTTTCTATAAATGAGACTGGAGAAAGCTCTAAATGAGCTGagtgttttaaaaatctgataattACTTCAAAATTATAATGCAAAAAAGTAGTATAGCTAGTTTACTGGGGAAGAAAGTTGATCTGCTTATAGTTCAGATTCACTGGCCCATGCTAACAACAAGAAATAGGAAGACATGGATCAcgtgagaaaagaaaattagccaTTCACAGAAACGGACTGTCTAACAATATTC
This window contains:
- the SAMD9 gene encoding sterile alpha motif domain-containing protein 9 isoform X1 is translated as MCGEKGLILIFYQPLGGIKMTEQLHLPESTDDWTKEDVNHWLERHMIDQKHREILTAQDVNGAILKLLTKRDLIDMGITHGPAIQIVKLFKEFQEMLSKNSIQTSKRETGSKNVPKKHTLIQDENGKISKQKQNDKKKSDIAIASTVSRVEDISMSLKNKFMEDEIDGTKENQSSIEPTCASYPFDNFSESYCYKLHFILQPETGPLNLIDPIHEFKAFTNTETATEKDTEMKFSNEVFRFASACMNSRTNGTIHFGVMDTPHGKIVGVKPNKAALISHFNLMIEQYFEEHQVQQAEKCIREPRFVEVLLPNSTPSDRFVIEVDVIPQYSVCEDDYFRIKMQNFNNETWEQSSNFSVFVRDGPHSKNIINNKASFKAFKLNLKALSESRKEAEEKCRVKTNKKENEGPKLVKLLTGNQDLLDNSYYTWYILVTNKCHPNQVKHLDFLKEIKWFAVLEFDPESESKGTVKAFKESRVANLHFPSLFEEGKTTSEKSEKISSLNLYQQPSWVFCNGRLDLDSEKYKPLDPSSWQRERASEVRKLISFLTHEDILERGKFLVVFLLLSPVDDPRDPLIETFCAFYQDLKGMENILCICVHSQICQRWKDLLEARLTKQQDELTNQCISALSLEEINGTILKLKSVTQSLKRFLPSIGSSIVLLKKEEDIMTSLEILCENECEGTLIEKDRKKLLEFKASKEEDFYRGGKVSWWNFYFSSENYSSPFIKRDKYERLEAMIQNWADSSKPTCAKIIHLYHHPGCGGTTLAMHILWELRKKFRCAVLKNKTMDFAEIGEQVTNLIVYGANSHQEYLPVLLLVDDFEEQDNVYLLQASIQTAVAKKYIRYEKPLVIILNCMRSQNPEKSAKIPDSVALIHKLSLKEQRAFEHKLKEIEEQHKNFKDFYSFMIMKTNFDKKYIENVVRNILKGQNISTKEAKLFSFLALLNSYVPNSTISLSQCEKFLGIANKRAFWGAESLEDRMGTYSTILIKTEVEECGKYSGVRIIHPLIAVCSLEELNISYHLNKSQIMLDMLTENVFYDTGIGKSKFVQDVQTLLLTRQRNEHESETGNWFSPFIEALHEEEGSIPVKHVLQEGIRRFNSNAFICQALARHFYIKERDFNNALNWAEQAKKIERDNSYISDTLGQVYKSKIRWWLEDNGKNGNISVDDLTDLLDLAVHASNAFKESQQQSENREFEVWGKLCQKSKRRYDTYNIAGYQGEIEVGLYTIQILQLIPFFDNKNELSKRDMVNFLSGSSAIPGDPNNEFKLALNNFIPYLTNLQLSLKKSFDFFDDYFVLLKPRNNIRQNEEAKTRKKVAGYFKKYADIFGPLEESRNRDHGSKLILPLQVERYRRSLEALKADKFSGLLEYLIKSPEDAITTMEDIVSKYTFLLEKCAVRIQPKEKQNFILANIILYCIKSTSKLLKPIKKLKDQLREVLHPIGLTYRFSEPYFLASLLFWPESQQLDQDSKQMEKYAQSLENSFRGQYKHMYRTKQPIAYFFLGKGNNINRLVHKGKIDQCFKKTADINSLWQSGDVWKERKVQELLLRLKGRAENNRLYIEYGCNEKIIIPITPAFFGQLRSGRSIEKVSFYLGFSIGGLLAYDIEIV